A window from Pseudooceanicola algae encodes these proteins:
- the mazG gene encoding nucleoside triphosphate pyrophosphohydrolase → MADTHHDTPRDEIHDLPAGLPRLLAVMTRLRDPETGCPWDIEQTFASVAPYTIEEAYEVDDAIQREAWDELEGELGDLLLQVVFHARMAEEEGLFDFARVAETVAQKMIARHPHIFGEESRDKSPAQQTLDWERIKAAERAAKSETRALDGVAMGLPALMRAVKLQKRAARVGFDWPEVDQVLDKIAEESTELVEARDTLGPAEMAEEYGDLLFVMVNLGRHLGIEPEQALRDANAKFTRRFNFIEDDLHLDGRRPEDSDLAEMDALWDKAKAAEKAG, encoded by the coding sequence ATGGCCGACACGCATCACGACACGCCACGGGACGAAATCCACGACCTGCCCGCCGGGCTGCCCCGCCTGCTGGCGGTCATGACGCGACTGCGGGATCCCGAAACCGGCTGCCCCTGGGACATCGAACAGACTTTCGCCTCCGTCGCGCCCTATACGATCGAGGAGGCCTACGAGGTCGACGACGCCATCCAGCGAGAGGCCTGGGACGAACTGGAGGGCGAATTGGGCGATCTGCTGCTGCAGGTGGTCTTTCACGCCCGCATGGCCGAGGAAGAGGGGCTGTTCGATTTCGCCCGCGTCGCCGAAACTGTGGCGCAGAAAATGATTGCCCGGCATCCGCATATCTTCGGCGAAGAAAGCCGCGACAAGAGCCCGGCCCAGCAAACGCTTGATTGGGAACGCATAAAGGCCGCCGAACGCGCCGCGAAATCCGAGACACGGGCGCTGGATGGCGTGGCCATGGGGCTGCCGGCGCTGATGCGGGCCGTGAAGCTGCAAAAACGTGCGGCGCGGGTCGGTTTCGACTGGCCCGAGGTCGATCAGGTACTGGACAAGATCGCCGAGGAAAGCACCGAACTGGTCGAGGCGCGTGATACGCTGGGTCCGGCGGAGATGGCCGAGGAATACGGGGACTTGTTGTTCGTGATGGTCAACCTTGGCCGCCACCTTGGGATCGAACCGGAACAAGCCCTGCGCGATGCGAATGCGAAATTCACACGCCGTTTCAATTTCATAGAAGATGATCTTCATCTTGACGGGCGCCGTCCCGAGGACAGCGATCTGGCCGAGATGGACGCGCTTTGGGACAAGGCGAAGGCCGCGGAGAAGGCGGGCTAG
- a CDS encoding M20 aminoacylase family protein, with amino-acid sequence MPILNRIAGFGPEMEAWRKHLHAHPELGFECHETAAFIAARLADFGVDEIHTGIAKTGIVALIEGRGPGATIGLRADMDALPILERTGAEHASTRAGKMHACGHDGHSTMLLGAAKYLSETRNFAGRVALIFQPAEEDGGGGSKMVEEGIMDRFDIAEVYALHNAPGMPEGTFRTEPGPIMAGVDTMHIHVRGVGGHAATPQLTRDPIPAVIGIVSAIQTIGTRNADPLSDLVISVTQIHTGSAENVVPDTAYINGTIRSFDPAVQDLVERRLTEIVAGQAASYGVEAELIYERWYPATVNHADKAAFAAEVARGVSGQVLWEVGKEMGAEDFSFMLNARPGAFLFIGQGDTAPVHHAEYDFNDRIAPIGASFFARLIETALPVPALELQED; translated from the coding sequence ATGCCCATCCTCAACCGGATTGCCGGTTTCGGCCCTGAAATGGAGGCTTGGCGCAAGCATCTGCATGCCCATCCCGAGTTGGGATTCGAATGCCACGAAACGGCCGCTTTCATCGCTGCGCGTCTGGCTGACTTCGGCGTGGACGAAATCCATACCGGCATCGCCAAAACCGGTATCGTCGCCCTGATCGAAGGGCGCGGGCCCGGCGCCACAATCGGCCTGCGCGCCGATATGGATGCGCTGCCGATCCTTGAACGCACCGGGGCGGAGCATGCCTCGACCCGTGCGGGCAAGATGCACGCCTGCGGCCATGATGGCCATTCCACAATGCTGCTCGGCGCGGCCAAGTACCTTTCAGAGACACGGAATTTCGCCGGTCGCGTCGCGCTGATCTTCCAACCCGCGGAAGAGGACGGCGGTGGCGGAAGCAAGATGGTCGAAGAGGGCATCATGGACCGTTTCGACATTGCAGAGGTCTATGCACTGCACAATGCCCCCGGCATGCCCGAAGGCACATTTCGCACCGAGCCGGGCCCGATCATGGCGGGCGTCGATACGATGCACATCCATGTGCGCGGGGTCGGTGGCCATGCGGCAACGCCGCAGCTGACCCGCGATCCGATTCCGGCGGTGATCGGCATCGTTTCGGCGATCCAGACCATTGGCACGCGCAACGCCGATCCGCTGTCCGATCTGGTGATCTCGGTCACCCAGATCCACACCGGCAGCGCCGAAAACGTGGTGCCCGACACCGCCTATATCAACGGCACTATCCGCAGTTTCGACCCCGCTGTGCAGGACCTCGTCGAGCGCCGCCTGACCGAGATCGTCGCGGGTCAGGCCGCAAGCTACGGTGTCGAGGCCGAGCTGATCTATGAGCGGTGGTACCCGGCCACTGTGAACCATGCCGACAAGGCGGCCTTTGCGGCCGAGGTCGCGCGCGGCGTCTCGGGGCAGGTGCTTTGGGAGGTCGGCAAGGAGATGGGCGCCGAGGATTTTTCCTTCATGCTGAATGCCCGGCCCGGCGCGTTTCTTTTCATCGGACAGGGGGATACCGCCCCGGTCCATCACGCCGAATATGATTTCAATGACCGGATCGCGCCCATCGGGGCGAGCTTCTTTGCCCGGTTGATCGAAACCGCGCTGCCCGTTCCGGCGCTTGAATTGCAGGAAGACTGA
- the speB gene encoding agmatinase, which produces MALEDAKSQVDQAFTRDASRGSSFENAFGGATSFLRRRYTKDLTDFDLAVTGVPFDQAVTNRTGTRLGPRAIREASTLQPYDPPYGWGFDPLAEFAVADYGDLAFDYAKVADFPEALTQHIRGILAQGAASIALGGDHYISFPILKAYAEKFGPMSLIHFDAHSDTWVDDDMERIDHGTMFYKAIKLGLIDPATSVQVGIRTINLDGDMGMNIIDAPEVHETGNKAVAAKIREIVGARPAYLSFDIDCLDPAFAPGTGTPVWGGLSSAQAAAILRGIAGVNLQGGDIVEVSPAFDTTGATAIAGAHVAMEILSLWAWTRRG; this is translated from the coding sequence ATGGCCCTTGAAGATGCGAAATCCCAAGTAGACCAGGCATTTACGCGTGATGCCTCGCGTGGTTCCAGCTTCGAGAACGCCTTTGGCGGTGCAACCAGTTTCCTGCGCCGTCGCTATACCAAGGATCTGACCGACTTCGATCTGGCCGTGACCGGCGTGCCCTTCGATCAGGCAGTGACCAACCGCACCGGCACCCGCCTTGGTCCGCGTGCGATCCGCGAAGCCTCGACCCTGCAACCCTACGATCCGCCCTATGGTTGGGGGTTCGACCCCCTCGCTGAATTCGCCGTCGCGGATTACGGTGATCTCGCCTTCGACTACGCCAAGGTCGCGGATTTTCCCGAGGCGCTGACGCAACATATCCGGGGCATCCTGGCGCAGGGCGCGGCCTCCATCGCGCTTGGCGGCGACCACTATATCTCTTTCCCGATCCTCAAGGCCTATGCCGAGAAATTTGGACCCATGTCGCTGATCCATTTCGATGCGCACAGCGATACCTGGGTCGATGACGACATGGAGCGCATCGACCACGGAACGATGTTCTACAAGGCGATCAAGCTTGGGCTGATCGATCCGGCGACCTCGGTCCAGGTCGGAATCCGGACGATCAACCTGGATGGTGACATGGGTATGAACATCATCGATGCGCCGGAGGTTCACGAGACCGGGAACAAGGCGGTGGCCGCAAAGATCCGCGAGATCGTCGGTGCTCGGCCCGCCTACCTCAGCTTCGATATCGACTGCCTTGACCCGGCCTTCGCACCGGGCACCGGGACGCCGGTTTGGGGTGGGCTGAGCTCGGCCCAGGCCGCCGCCATCCTGCGCGGCATCGCCGGGGTCAATCTGCAAGGCGGGGACATCGTCGAGGTGTCGCCCGCCTTCGACACGACCGGCGCCACGGCGATCGCGGGGGCGCATGTGGCTATGGAG